In Acetomicrobium sp. S15 = DSM 107314, the following are encoded in one genomic region:
- a CDS encoding type Z 30S ribosomal protein S14, which yields MSTKALMVKATREPKFPVRKYNRCPICGRPRSFLRKFQMCRCCFRKLAREGKVPGVIKASW from the coding sequence GTGTCTACAAAGGCGCTTATGGTAAAGGCAACCAGGGAGCCCAAATTTCCGGTGCGGAAGTATAATAGATGCCCAATCTGTGGGAGGCCGCGCTCGTTTTTGCGCAAGTTCCAGATGTGCCGTTGCTGTTTCAGAAAGTTGGCGCGTGAGGGAAAGGTCCCTGGCGTGATCAAGGCGAGCTGGTAG
- the rpmC gene encoding 50S ribosomal protein L29 has protein sequence MKAGELRDLTLDELREKHLQYKEELFNLRFQNAIGQLGNTGRIKEVKRTIARILTVVREKELSPDRSTVRR, from the coding sequence ATGAAAGCGGGCGAGCTTCGCGATCTAACGCTGGACGAACTCAGAGAAAAGCATCTCCAATACAAGGAAGAGCTCTTTAATTTGCGCTTCCAGAATGCCATTGGCCAGTTGGGCAATACTGGGAGGATTAAAGAGGTAAAGCGAACTATAGCGAGGATTTTGACGGTCGTGAGGGAAAAAGAATTATCCCCGGATCGCTCGACGGTGAGGAGGTAG
- the rplX gene encoding 50S ribosomal protein L24: MGKMRIKKGDMVRVISGKDKGKEGKVLRNIPSRGMAVVEGVNIVTKHARPSKKNPQGGIIKQESPIYACKLMFVCPACGKPTRVKRAFMQDGRKVRLCKQCGEIVDKV, encoded by the coding sequence ATGGGCAAGATGCGAATTAAAAAAGGCGATATGGTGCGCGTAATATCTGGGAAAGATAAGGGCAAAGAAGGTAAGGTTCTTCGCAACATACCGAGCCGCGGTATGGCGGTTGTGGAAGGCGTAAACATAGTCACAAAACATGCGCGCCCGAGCAAGAAGAACCCTCAGGGCGGCATCATTAAGCAAGAATCTCCCATATATGCATGTAAGCTCATGTTCGTTTGTCCGGCCTGCGGCAAGCCGACGCGGGTCAAAAGGGCTTTCATGCAGGATGGCCGTAAAGTCCGCCTGTGCAAGCAGTGTGGGGAGATCGTGGACAAGGTATAG
- the rplN gene encoding 50S ribosomal protein L14 — MIQLQTMLNVADNSGAKRIMCIQVLGGSKRRWGTIGDTIVASVKEAAPNSDISKGDVVKAVIVRTKKEVRRRDGSYVRFDDNAAVLIDNQGNPRGTRIFGPVARELREKKFMRIVSLAPEVI, encoded by the coding sequence ATGATTCAGCTTCAAACGATGCTTAATGTCGCAGACAACTCCGGTGCCAAGAGAATAATGTGCATACAAGTGTTGGGCGGCAGCAAGCGGCGCTGGGGCACAATCGGAGACACGATAGTTGCCTCTGTCAAAGAGGCTGCCCCTAACAGCGATATCTCAAAGGGTGATGTGGTAAAAGCAGTAATAGTTCGCACTAAAAAAGAAGTGCGAAGAAGGGATGGCTCATACGTTCGTTTCGACGACAACGCGGCAGTCTTGATAGACAATCAGGGAAATCCACGGGGGACACGCATATTCGGTCCGGTGGCAAGGGAGCTCAGGGAGAAGAAGTTCATGCGAATTGTCTCGTTGGCTCCCGAGGTGATATGA
- the rplE gene encoding 50S ribosomal protein L5 has protein sequence MVSRFLQKYRDAVPRVMQTFGYKNVMEVPRIEKVVINVGVGEAKQDIKYLDAVMEEVALITGQRPVLKRAKRSVANFKVRAGMPVGCMVTLRGARMWEFLDRLVTVALPRIKDFRGISRRSFDGRGNYNLGLREQLVFPEIDYDKVLKVRGMNITIVTTAKKDEEAQALLAELGFPFSR, from the coding sequence ATGGTTTCTCGTTTTTTGCAGAAATATCGCGATGCTGTGCCTCGTGTCATGCAAACGTTTGGCTACAAAAATGTCATGGAAGTGCCTCGCATTGAGAAGGTGGTCATCAACGTCGGCGTGGGGGAGGCAAAGCAGGACATAAAATACCTGGATGCGGTCATGGAAGAGGTTGCGCTCATAACGGGGCAACGCCCTGTCCTTAAGCGCGCAAAGAGATCTGTGGCCAACTTCAAGGTTCGTGCTGGTATGCCGGTGGGGTGCATGGTAACGTTGCGCGGAGCGCGAATGTGGGAGTTTTTGGATCGCCTCGTCACCGTCGCCTTGCCGCGTATAAAGGACTTTCGCGGCATTTCGAGGCGCAGTTTCGACGGCAGGGGCAATTATAATTTAGGTTTGCGAGAGCAACTCGTTTTTCCGGAGATCGATTATGACAAGGTGTTAAAGGTACGGGGTATGAACATTACGATCGTTACCACCGCTAAAAAAGACGAGGAAGCTCAGGCTCTCCTTGCTGAGCTTGGCTTTCCTTTCAGCCGCTGA
- the rplP gene encoding 50S ribosomal protein L16, with protein MLMPKRVKYRKPHRPPLRGMARRGANVAFGDYGLQALENVWLTARQIEAARIAITRRLRKGGRMWIRVFPDVAYTKKPLETRMGKGKGTPELWVAPVKRGRVLFEVAGISKELVEEAFRAASCKLPIKVRVICREGMGGE; from the coding sequence ATGCTCATGCCCAAGCGAGTTAAATACAGAAAACCGCACCGTCCTCCTCTCAGGGGCATGGCCAGGAGAGGGGCTAATGTGGCGTTTGGAGACTATGGTCTTCAGGCCTTGGAGAATGTTTGGCTTACCGCTCGCCAGATAGAGGCGGCCAGGATTGCCATCACTCGTAGGTTGCGTAAGGGCGGAAGGATGTGGATTCGCGTCTTCCCCGATGTAGCCTATACCAAAAAACCTCTTGAAACGCGCATGGGCAAAGGCAAGGGCACGCCCGAACTGTGGGTTGCCCCTGTCAAAAGAGGTCGTGTCCTCTTTGAGGTGGCTGGGATCTCTAAGGAGCTTGTAGAAGAGGCCTTTCGTGCGGCCTCCTGTAAGCTTCCCATAAAGGTTCGGGTCATCTGTCGAGAGGGAATGGGTGGTGAGTGA
- the rpsQ gene encoding 30S ribosomal protein S17: protein MEEHLSRRKTRVGVVVSDKMDKTVVVRVTRTAEHPLYGKRVVRHKKYMAHNEGNSCRVGDTVQIEETRPLSRRKRWRVVTVVAKAQLLEGEASNEGGRIDDSASNDA, encoded by the coding sequence ATGGAGGAACATCTGTCCCGCCGTAAGACGCGGGTGGGAGTGGTGGTGAGCGACAAGATGGATAAAACCGTCGTCGTCCGCGTTACGCGCACTGCCGAGCATCCGCTTTACGGCAAACGAGTGGTCAGGCACAAGAAGTATATGGCCCATAACGAAGGGAACAGCTGTCGCGTTGGTGATACAGTGCAAATAGAAGAAACCAGGCCCCTCTCTCGCCGCAAAAGGTGGAGAGTAGTTACGGTAGTGGCCAAAGCTCAACTTTTGGAAGGCGAAGCCTCCAACGAGGGAGGTAGGATCGATGATTCAGCTTCAAACGATGCTTAA